One segment of Nostoc flagelliforme CCNUN1 DNA contains the following:
- a CDS encoding DUF3153 domain-containing protein: MVSNSSIFGKIFFWLIRPFSFVLTNMKFLSVLNGRNRMNRVFPKRNPILWLVLLTSLLLTGCVNYDVGLNFDNSNSGELVQHIKLGERLTSFSGDSVYEWLNSIERRARKLEGKTQRVSQEEIIVTIPFSSGRELQEKFNEFFSSRANQLSESVQSQSDSELPKIESNVLLEQNNFLLLVRNRLIYDLDLRSLSLIASKGNVLANAGSILNLEFSLKTPWGAKNIQLTETAIEPEKNGNRLVWKLQPGELNHIETVFWLPSPLGIGALLIILFVWGGLYLRYNFMPDPRIQFSPKAATAQEQ; this comes from the coding sequence ATGGTTTCAAATTCTTCAATTTTCGGAAAGATTTTCTTTTGGCTAATTAGACCATTTAGTTTTGTATTGACAAATATGAAATTTCTCTCAGTACTGAATGGTAGAAATCGAATGAACCGCGTCTTTCCCAAGCGAAATCCTATTTTGTGGCTAGTGCTGTTAACATCCCTGCTACTAACTGGCTGTGTTAATTACGATGTGGGACTTAACTTTGACAATTCAAATAGTGGCGAACTAGTACAACATATTAAGTTGGGAGAGCGGCTAACTAGTTTTAGTGGCGATTCTGTGTACGAATGGTTGAACAGCATAGAGCGCCGCGCCCGTAAACTTGAGGGTAAAACACAGCGAGTTTCCCAAGAAGAAATCATTGTCACAATTCCTTTTAGTAGTGGTAGAGAATTGCAAGAGAAGTTCAACGAATTTTTTAGCTCCCGTGCGAATCAACTCTCTGAGTCTGTTCAGAGCCAATCTGACTCAGAACTACCGAAAATTGAATCAAACGTCCTTTTGGAACAAAACAATTTTTTACTTTTAGTCAGAAATCGATTGATTTATGATCTGGATTTGCGATCGCTATCCTTAATTGCCAGCAAAGGTAACGTCTTGGCTAATGCTGGTTCAATTCTCAACTTGGAATTTAGCTTGAAGACCCCTTGGGGAGCCAAAAATATTCAACTAACTGAAACTGCCATAGAGCCAGAAAAAAATGGCAATCGATTAGTGTGGAAACTCCAGCCTGGTGAGCTAAACCACATAGAAACCGTTTTCTGGCTTCCCAGTCCCCTTGGTATTGGTGCGTTGTTAATTATCCTGTTTGTCTGGGGAGGATTGTACTTGAGATACAATTTCATGCCAGATCCCAGAATTCAGTTTTCTCCCAAAGCAGCCACTGCTCAAGAACAGTAG
- a CDS encoding tetratricopeptide repeat protein: MSVESLEIAKTRYQAGKAAFENGQYREAIENLEKASALLARNSRLGGEVEIYLVTAYEAVGRTDDAIALCERLKRHAHFEISKQARRMLYILKAPKLKRPSEWMTEIPDLGALSDNELKISVPAKSTKSSVQQKPKPAEPEFVDLSQVNTRDNRFIWVALIAIGLTISYLVWLNFSGTPG; this comes from the coding sequence GTGAGTGTAGAAAGTTTAGAAATTGCTAAAACCCGCTACCAGGCTGGGAAAGCTGCCTTTGAAAATGGGCAATACCGCGAAGCCATAGAAAATTTAGAAAAGGCCAGCGCCCTGTTAGCTCGTAATTCTCGCCTTGGGGGGGAAGTAGAAATCTATCTGGTGACAGCTTATGAAGCTGTTGGACGCACGGATGATGCGATCGCTCTTTGCGAAAGACTCAAACGCCATGCCCATTTTGAAATTAGCAAACAAGCGCGACGGATGCTTTACATCTTGAAAGCACCAAAGCTGAAAAGACCCAGCGAGTGGATGACCGAAATCCCCGATTTGGGCGCACTATCCGATAATGAACTCAAAATTTCTGTACCTGCTAAGTCTACTAAATCTTCTGTGCAGCAAAAGCCTAAACCTGCCGAGCCAGAATTCGTTGACCTCAGTCAGGTCAATACCAGAGATAATCGCTTTATCTGGGTGGCGCTAATTGCCATTGGTTTAACCATCTCGTACTTGGTTTGGTTGAATTTTTCAGGAACCCCCGGCTGA
- a CDS encoding FMN-dependent NADH-azoreductase: MVNILHIDSSPRGERSHSRELSKEFVSSWKAAHPEDAIAYRDIGRHPVPHVNEAWIAAAFSPPETHTPELTEALRISDELIDEFLAADRYVFGVPMYNFNIPSTFKAYIDQIVRANRTFAVDAQGLRGLVEGKKAIIITARGSDFSPTSPFVAYDFQEPYLRAIFGFIGITDIQFINANSLNEGDARTQSLSEARAAIKNLITQW; this comes from the coding sequence GTGGTCAACATCCTACATATTGATTCCAGCCCCCGTGGTGAACGATCGCACTCCAGAGAACTATCTAAAGAATTCGTCAGTAGTTGGAAAGCAGCACATCCTGAAGATGCGATCGCCTATCGAGATATAGGGCGTCACCCAGTTCCTCACGTTAATGAAGCTTGGATTGCGGCGGCATTTTCACCACCAGAAACCCATACCCCAGAATTAACTGAGGCACTTAGGATTTCTGACGAACTGATTGATGAGTTTTTGGCAGCCGATCGCTACGTCTTTGGAGTGCCAATGTACAACTTCAATATACCTTCCACTTTTAAGGCTTACATCGACCAAATCGTTCGCGCTAACCGGACTTTTGCTGTAGATGCTCAAGGCTTGAGAGGGTTAGTCGAGGGTAAAAAGGCGATTATCATTACAGCTCGCGGCAGCGACTTTAGCCCGACATCTCCTTTCGTTGCCTACGACTTCCAAGAACCATACCTGCGGGCGATTTTCGGCTTTATTGGGATTACAGACATTCAATTTATTAACGCTAATAGCCTGAACGAGGGAGATGCCCGTACCCAATCTCTATCAGAAGCACGGGCAGCAATTAAAAATTTAATCACCCAGTGGTAA
- the argB gene encoding acetylglutamate kinase — MTVNDSEYIRQAEATRVRVLSEALPYIQQFAGRTVVVKYGGAAMKDSTLKDKVIRDIVFLSCVGLRPIVVHGGGPEINSWLDKLGIEPQFKNGLRVTDAATMDVVEMVLVGRVNKEIVALINQAGGLAVGLCGKDGNLFTARPQGQEGIGFVGEVSNVNIKILDTLASNGYIPVVSSVAGDETGQAYNINADTVAGEIAAALGAEKLILLTDTSGILKDYKDPSTLIPKVDIREARELIANGIVSGGMIPKVSCCVRSLAQGVRAAHIIDGRIPHALLLEIFTDVGIGTMILGSQFMW, encoded by the coding sequence ATGACGGTCAACGATTCTGAATACATCAGGCAAGCTGAAGCCACTCGCGTGCGTGTACTAAGCGAAGCACTACCTTATATTCAACAATTCGCCGGTCGCACTGTTGTTGTCAAATATGGTGGCGCAGCGATGAAAGATAGCACACTCAAAGACAAAGTTATCCGTGACATTGTATTCTTATCCTGCGTGGGCTTGCGTCCAATTGTAGTACATGGCGGTGGCCCAGAAATTAACAGTTGGTTAGATAAGCTGGGAATTGAACCACAATTTAAGAATGGTCTGCGAGTCACTGATGCTGCCACAATGGATGTGGTAGAAATGGTTTTAGTTGGTCGAGTTAACAAAGAAATTGTCGCGCTAATTAACCAAGCTGGTGGATTGGCTGTAGGACTTTGCGGTAAAGACGGTAATCTATTTACAGCCCGTCCCCAAGGTCAAGAAGGCATCGGTTTTGTGGGGGAAGTCAGCAATGTGAATATCAAGATTTTGGACACCCTCGCTAGCAATGGCTATATTCCGGTAGTGTCCAGCGTCGCCGGAGACGAGACAGGGCAAGCTTATAACATTAACGCCGATACTGTAGCAGGAGAAATCGCTGCTGCACTGGGAGCAGAAAAGTTAATTTTACTGACTGACACCAGTGGAATTTTAAAAGATTACAAAGACCCATCTACTTTGATTCCAAAAGTAGATATTCGTGAAGCCCGCGAGTTGATTGCCAATGGTATAGTTAGCGGTGGGATGATTCCCAAAGTCAGTTGTTGTGTGCGATCGCTTGCTCAAGGAGTCCGTGCAGCACACATCATCGATGGTCGCATTCCCCACGCCCTGTTACTCGAAATCTTTACTGATGTTGGGATTGGGACAATGATTCTCGGTTCGCAGTTTATGTGGTAA
- a CDS encoding winged helix-turn-helix transcriptional regulator, translating to MSVSKNPDACPVSILMSLLSGPWTMYILWVLCNSGPTRFGALKHLVEGISTKVLTERLRMLEAAEIIYRQYEPTVPPQVTYGLTKRGQELIDVLHQLNALAERWYGSEQLSECEAKKPMENASA from the coding sequence ATGTCTGTCTCTAAAAATCCTGATGCTTGCCCTGTCAGTATTCTGATGTCTTTACTATCAGGGCCCTGGACAATGTATATACTGTGGGTGTTGTGTAATAGTGGGCCTACTCGCTTTGGTGCATTGAAACACCTAGTTGAAGGCATCTCAACCAAAGTTCTGACGGAAAGACTGAGGATGCTTGAGGCAGCAGAAATTATTTATCGCCAGTATGAACCAACTGTCCCGCCCCAAGTAACTTACGGTCTTACAAAACGTGGTCAGGAACTCATTGATGTGCTTCATCAACTCAATGCACTTGCTGAACGTTGGTATGGCAGTGAGCAACTGTCTGAATGTGAAGCAAAAAAGCCGATGGAGAATGCATCGGCTTAA
- the pdxH gene encoding pyridoxamine 5'-phosphate oxidase translates to MDKTVADLRKDYTLEGLSELEVDLNPFIQFKKWFDQALVAQLPEPNAMTIATATPDGKPSARMVLLKDFDERGFAFFTNYNSHKGQELAENPQGALVFWWAELERQVRISGYVEKVSETESDQYFHSRPANSRLGAWISNQSEVIESREVLERRLQEFKSKYENEEIPRPPHWGGLRVIPTEIEFWQGRPSRLHDRLLYSRLDNDTWKIERLSP, encoded by the coding sequence ATGGACAAAACTGTTGCTGACCTTCGCAAAGACTACACCTTGGAAGGTTTGAGCGAACTTGAAGTTGACCTCAATCCGTTTATCCAATTTAAAAAATGGTTCGATCAGGCACTAGTAGCGCAACTCCCAGAACCTAATGCCATGACCATTGCTACCGCTACACCAGACGGTAAGCCCTCAGCCAGAATGGTGTTACTCAAGGATTTTGATGAACGGGGCTTTGCCTTCTTTACCAACTACAACAGTCACAAAGGACAAGAACTGGCAGAAAATCCTCAGGGGGCTTTAGTGTTCTGGTGGGCAGAACTGGAACGTCAAGTCAGAATTTCGGGGTATGTGGAGAAAGTTTCCGAAACTGAGTCCGACCAGTATTTTCACAGTCGCCCTGCCAACAGTCGCCTGGGTGCGTGGATATCTAATCAAAGTGAGGTGATAGAAAGCCGAGAAGTTCTTGAGCGGCGTTTGCAGGAATTTAAGAGCAAATATGAAAATGAGGAGATTCCCCGACCGCCTCATTGGGGAGGCTTACGAGTGATCCCCACAGAAATTGAGTTTTGGCAAGGCCGCCCCAGCCGTCTGCACGATCGCTTGCTCTATAGCCGTTTAGATAATGACACTTGGAAAATAGAGCGGTTGTCACCGTGA
- a CDS encoding AI-2E family transporter produces MRRSASLQRLLIYGLSGPIIALNVWLLSVLFRYFQHPITVLLIAAILAFLLNYPVKFFERARITRTQAVIIVLLATLTLLVILGVTLVPLIIDQTVQLLNNIPDWLGASQENLKQFEMLAKQRRLPIDLRVVSSQINANIQNLVQQLASGAVGFAGTLLSGLLDVVLVIVLAFYMLLYGERVWYGLVNLLPSNIADPLTASLRLNFQNFFLSQLLLGLFMVLTLTPIFLVMKVPFALLFAILIGISELIPFIGASLGIGLVTILVLLQNWWLAVQVAIAAILMQQLKDNLLAPRLLGNFIGLNPIWIFVAILMGFEIAGLLGTLVAVPIAGTIKGTFDAIKSGKPSDFVSTTVTIPHDPPPD; encoded by the coding sequence ATGCGCCGTTCGGCCTCCCTTCAACGCCTGTTAATTTATGGTCTAAGCGGCCCGATTATCGCTCTCAATGTCTGGCTGCTGTCTGTGCTTTTTCGCTATTTTCAGCATCCCATTACCGTCTTGCTCATTGCAGCGATTCTGGCTTTTCTACTAAATTACCCGGTTAAGTTCTTTGAACGTGCCCGGATCACGCGCACTCAGGCGGTGATCATAGTTTTACTTGCAACATTAACCCTGTTGGTGATTTTGGGCGTAACTCTAGTGCCGTTGATCATTGATCAAACAGTTCAACTGTTAAATAATATCCCTGATTGGTTAGGCGCCAGTCAAGAAAACTTAAAGCAGTTTGAGATGCTGGCAAAACAACGACGTTTGCCAATTGATTTGAGGGTTGTGAGCAGTCAAATCAATGCCAACATTCAGAATCTGGTACAACAACTAGCTTCTGGTGCAGTAGGATTTGCTGGAACACTGCTTTCAGGATTACTTGACGTAGTGTTAGTCATTGTGCTTGCATTTTATATGCTTTTATATGGCGAGCGCGTCTGGTATGGTCTGGTCAATCTTTTGCCCTCTAATATTGCAGATCCCCTTACCGCATCCTTGCGCCTAAATTTTCAGAACTTTTTTCTCAGCCAGTTATTGCTAGGACTGTTCATGGTGCTAACCCTGACGCCAATTTTCTTAGTAATGAAGGTGCCTTTTGCCCTTTTGTTTGCCATATTAATCGGTATCTCGGAACTCATTCCCTTTATCGGGGCATCTCTCGGCATTGGTCTAGTGACGATTTTAGTCCTGCTGCAAAATTGGTGGTTGGCAGTTCAAGTTGCGATCGCGGCAATTCTCATGCAGCAGCTTAAAGATAACTTGTTAGCTCCCAGGTTACTCGGCAACTTTATTGGGCTTAATCCCATCTGGATTTTCGTAGCTATTTTGATGGGATTTGAGATTGCTGGGTTGTTAGGGACGCTTGTTGCTGTTCCCATTGCTGGTACTATTAAAGGCACTTTCGATGCGATCAAGAGCGGCAAGCCAAGTGACTTTGTGTCAACAACTGTCACTATTCCTCATGACCCACCTCCTGATTAA